In Paenibacillus phoenicis, one genomic interval encodes:
- the bglX gene encoding beta-glucosidase BglX → MTQQPIENYLKQMTLEEKIDQLLQLAVPFFEGARTEGEITGPMQELGVSEETVRNTGSVLGLSGAQEAINVQQAHLKKNRLGIPLLMMADIIHGFKTIFPVPLAIGCSWDLSLAERSAEIAAREAAVSGVHVTFAPMVDLVRDPRWGRVMESTGEDPYLNSEFARAFVRGFQGRDLRNDTSRVAACVKHFAAYGAAEGGRDYNTVDMSEWRLRETYLPAYKAALEEGCEMVMASFNTVDGIPATGNRRLLRQLLREEWGFNGVIISDWGAVKELIPHGAAADEKEAARRSIEAGIDIEMMTTCYMKHLAELVKTGVVEEKRIDEAVLRILQLKEKLGLFDNPYRGADPEREAEIVFCEEHRAASRELATKSCVLLKNEGVLPLRRDQSIALIGPFAQSGDILGPWSWQGSTEAAVRLYDGLVAKAGASRIVVAEGCGIEEADDRRLEEAVAAAAGADVIVLALGESSEMSGEAGSRGDIRLPQAQLALIERLAELGKPMAAVLFNGRPLDLHGVADRVGAVLEAWFPGSEGGHAIADLLYGDVQPSGRLSMSFPYAAGQIPVYYNHFNTGRPKGAPDAQIRYVSQYLDMPNEPLFPFGFGLSYTTFMYSEPELSATVMTPEQPLTIKVNVTNTGSAAAEETVQLYIRDIAGDVVRPVKELKGFRKILLQPGETQEVTFEITEAQLRYHHSDLTYSSDAGEFVAFVGPNSRDAAGVRFILQK, encoded by the coding sequence ATGACACAACAACCCATAGAGAATTATCTGAAGCAGATGACCCTGGAGGAAAAAATCGACCAGTTGCTGCAGCTCGCCGTCCCGTTCTTTGAAGGAGCCCGGACCGAGGGAGAAATCACTGGTCCGATGCAGGAGCTGGGCGTATCTGAGGAAACAGTGCGTAACACAGGTTCGGTTCTCGGATTATCCGGAGCGCAGGAAGCGATCAACGTGCAGCAGGCTCATTTAAAGAAGAACCGCTTAGGCATTCCGCTGTTGATGATGGCCGATATCATTCACGGCTTTAAAACGATCTTCCCCGTACCGCTGGCCATCGGCTGCTCTTGGGATTTGTCTCTGGCTGAGCGAAGCGCAGAAATTGCTGCCAGAGAAGCCGCAGTGTCAGGGGTTCATGTCACGTTTGCCCCGATGGTCGATCTGGTGCGTGATCCCCGGTGGGGGCGGGTGATGGAGTCGACCGGCGAAGATCCATATCTGAACAGCGAATTCGCTCGGGCGTTTGTCCGCGGCTTCCAGGGCCGCGATTTGCGGAACGATACAAGCCGGGTGGCTGCCTGTGTAAAGCATTTCGCCGCCTATGGCGCTGCCGAGGGCGGACGGGATTATAACACCGTCGACATGTCGGAATGGCGGTTGCGTGAAACCTATTTGCCGGCTTACAAAGCCGCGTTGGAAGAAGGCTGCGAAATGGTTATGGCCTCGTTTAACACGGTGGATGGCATTCCGGCAACCGGCAATCGGCGCTTATTACGTCAGCTGCTTCGCGAAGAATGGGGCTTTAACGGCGTGATCATCTCAGATTGGGGCGCAGTGAAGGAACTGATTCCGCACGGAGCTGCGGCCGACGAGAAGGAAGCGGCCCGCCGCTCGATCGAAGCGGGCATCGACATCGAGATGATGACTACCTGCTATATGAAGCATTTGGCGGAGCTGGTGAAGACCGGGGTGGTCGAGGAAAAACGGATTGACGAAGCGGTGCTGCGGATCCTGCAACTCAAAGAGAAGCTCGGACTCTTTGACAATCCTTATCGCGGCGCAGATCCAGAGCGGGAAGCGGAGATCGTCTTCTGCGAGGAACACCGGGCCGCCTCCCGCGAGCTGGCAACTAAATCCTGCGTTCTGCTCAAAAACGAAGGCGTACTGCCGCTGCGGCGGGATCAATCGATCGCGTTGATTGGCCCGTTTGCGCAAAGCGGTGACATTCTTGGCCCGTGGTCATGGCAGGGGTCGACGGAAGCGGCGGTTCGGCTTTATGACGGCCTAGTCGCAAAGGCAGGCGCGAGCCGGATCGTTGTTGCGGAGGGCTGCGGCATCGAGGAAGCCGATGACCGCCGGCTTGAGGAAGCTGTGGCCGCAGCGGCTGGCGCCGACGTGATCGTGCTGGCGTTAGGCGAAAGCTCGGAAATGAGCGGTGAGGCGGGCAGCCGGGGAGATATCCGGCTGCCGCAGGCGCAGCTGGCGTTGATCGAACGTCTCGCTGAGCTCGGCAAGCCGATGGCGGCCGTGTTGTTTAACGGCCGGCCGCTGGACCTGCACGGCGTAGCGGATCGTGTTGGCGCCGTGCTTGAAGCCTGGTTCCCAGGCAGCGAAGGCGGCCATGCGATCGCCGACCTGTTGTATGGGGACGTACAGCCGTCGGGACGGCTGTCGATGTCTTTTCCATATGCAGCAGGGCAGATTCCGGTGTACTACAACCACTTCAACACCGGGCGCCCGAAGGGAGCGCCGGACGCTCAGATTAGATACGTTTCGCAATATCTGGACATGCCAAACGAGCCGCTTTTCCCGTTTGGGTTCGGGCTCAGCTACACCACGTTTATGTATAGCGAACCGGAACTGTCGGCAACGGTTATGACACCAGAACAGCCGCTGACAATCAAGGTGAACGTGACGAATACCGGATCGGCAGCCGCTGAGGAGACCGTGCAGCTCTATATCCGCGATATCGCGGGGGACGTGGTTCGGCCGGTCAAGGAGCTGAAGGGATTCCGCAAAATCCTGTTGCAGCCGGGGGAAACTCAGGAAGTCACTTTTGAAATTACCGAGGCGCAGCTGCGATATCACCATAGCGATTTGACTTACAGCAGCGATGCGGGCGAGTTTGTGGCCTTTGTGGGTCCCAACAGCCGGGATGCCGCGGGCGTGCGATTTATTTTGCAAAAATAG
- a CDS encoding GH36-type glycosyl hydrolase domain-containing protein yields MTTATEAWKVLQSGDLTFTLWNSGDLYEMKYRDILMNQLLSGPVEGSLNNLYLRLHLPEGIRAIPLLGIRSISRLSFGADTAVWKGEAEGIQYEVVLRLDSRGIWFWDVRLEGQTSVEIDVVYGQDIGLAEPGAVRSNEAYMSQYIDHTVFRHERRGTVICSRQNQPQRGKFPYMQQGALTGAAGYSTDGFQFFGLSYKETDRPEALARKELANEIYQYEFAYAALQTGSQLLNGQARFVFYGLVREDYPEAIETLEFEELIEDAWRKWEAAPVNAVEAAAPVTLATELGEPLSGLPMDDAEIEALFPHRQHEERDGGQLLSFFTDTHEHVVLKEKELQVERPHGIILMSGGNDRVGSEVLTTTSYMYGVFNSQVVVGNTSFHKWVSNVRNALNVSKASGQRIYVELDGVYRLLTMPSMFEMGFNYARWTYKMADDTIVVTNYTATDSPELALNIVSANGRAYRYLVTNQIVMNDLEFQRSFLMEQKESVLTFRADREALSASVYPDLAYRMHVSGTGFNVYDERRLAPGAAPGSSSLVVLETEPCSNWTLTVQGLLHDGESKPAIREVQEEAVRYREFLGRVMNGFRLSLEEASAPAAQELQKLNTLAWWYTHNMLVHFSVPHGLEQYGGAAWGTRDVCQGPAEYFLATQKYGVVKDILKTVYAHQYEDDGNWPQWFMFDRYFRIQQEESHGDIIVWPLKVLSDYLTATGDYGLLDEEVPYTVKGSFELSATPATIREHAKKEIGYIRSHFLHDTYLSSYGDGDWDDTLQPANAQLKRFMSSSWTVALTYQTFRQLAEALPEEEQHWANELAELAEGIKRDFNKYMLGTEVIPGFVYMEQPGQAELMLHPTDTKTGIHYRLLPMTRSMIAELLTAEQAEAHYGVIKEKLYHPDGVRLMDRPAKYRGGVSTHFKRAEQASNFGREIGLQYVHAHIRFIEAMAKLGKAEEAWSGLHKINPVGLRDVVPNAELRQSNVYFSSSDGKFATRYDAEERFDELRSGNVPVKGGWRIYSSGPGIYMNQLISNCLGIRVRGEDLIIDPVLPPHLDGLRFDFAWMGLPTTFIYHMNGQGRAVRINGQEIPIRENPGFYRSGGVRISRQDFAAFGSNDHNVVEIWM; encoded by the coding sequence ATGACGACAGCAACGGAGGCGTGGAAAGTTCTTCAGTCGGGGGACTTGACCTTTACGTTATGGAACAGCGGCGATCTGTACGAAATGAAATACCGGGACATCCTGATGAATCAGCTGTTATCCGGCCCGGTGGAGGGTTCGCTGAACAATCTGTATTTACGTCTGCACCTCCCCGAGGGGATTCGGGCCATTCCCTTGCTTGGCATTCGCTCGATCAGCCGGCTGAGCTTCGGGGCGGATACTGCGGTTTGGAAGGGGGAAGCCGAAGGGATTCAGTACGAGGTCGTGTTGAGACTGGATTCCCGGGGCATTTGGTTCTGGGACGTTCGGCTGGAGGGACAAACCTCGGTTGAGATCGACGTTGTCTATGGTCAGGATATCGGGCTTGCCGAACCGGGAGCGGTACGCAGCAATGAAGCGTATATGTCTCAATACATCGACCATACCGTATTCCGGCATGAGCGGCGGGGCACGGTCATTTGCTCGCGGCAAAACCAGCCGCAGCGCGGAAAATTCCCTTATATGCAGCAAGGGGCGCTCACCGGAGCTGCGGGATATTCGACCGATGGCTTTCAGTTTTTTGGGTTGTCCTACAAAGAAACGGATCGCCCCGAAGCGTTGGCGCGCAAGGAGCTGGCAAACGAAATTTATCAATACGAGTTTGCTTACGCGGCGCTTCAAACGGGCAGTCAACTGCTGAATGGGCAAGCGCGGTTTGTCTTCTACGGACTGGTACGGGAGGATTATCCGGAGGCGATCGAGACGCTGGAATTCGAGGAGTTGATTGAAGACGCGTGGCGTAAATGGGAGGCCGCCCCTGTAAATGCGGTTGAGGCTGCAGCTCCAGTAACCTTAGCGACGGAATTGGGCGAGCCGCTGTCGGGTTTACCGATGGACGACGCCGAAATCGAGGCGCTATTCCCGCATCGTCAGCATGAGGAGCGGGATGGCGGGCAGCTGCTATCTTTCTTCACGGATACGCACGAGCATGTCGTTTTGAAGGAAAAAGAGCTTCAGGTCGAGCGGCCGCACGGCATCATCCTGATGTCCGGCGGGAACGACCGGGTAGGCAGCGAAGTGCTTACGACGACTTCGTACATGTACGGCGTATTTAATTCCCAGGTGGTCGTGGGCAACACCTCATTCCACAAGTGGGTTTCCAACGTACGCAATGCGCTGAACGTCTCCAAAGCGTCCGGACAACGGATCTACGTGGAATTGGACGGGGTGTACCGGCTGTTGACGATGCCGTCGATGTTTGAGATGGGCTTTAACTACGCCCGCTGGACCTATAAAATGGCGGACGATACGATCGTTGTCACCAACTATACCGCAACGGATTCCCCGGAACTTGCGTTGAACATCGTGTCTGCGAACGGCAGAGCGTACCGCTATTTGGTGACAAATCAAATCGTTATGAATGATTTGGAGTTCCAACGTTCTTTTCTCATGGAGCAAAAAGAATCGGTGCTGACGTTCCGGGCCGACCGCGAAGCGCTGTCTGCTTCCGTATATCCGGACCTAGCTTACCGGATGCACGTATCGGGAACAGGCTTTAACGTATATGATGAACGCCGGCTGGCTCCGGGTGCAGCGCCGGGCAGCTCGTCGCTGGTGGTGCTGGAAACGGAGCCTTGCAGCAATTGGACACTCACGGTGCAAGGTTTGCTGCATGACGGGGAATCGAAGCCTGCGATTCGGGAGGTACAGGAAGAAGCCGTTCGGTACCGTGAGTTTTTGGGCCGGGTGATGAACGGCTTCCGGTTATCGCTGGAGGAAGCGTCAGCGCCTGCAGCTCAGGAACTGCAAAAGCTCAATACGCTGGCTTGGTGGTATACGCACAATATGCTTGTCCATTTCTCGGTGCCCCACGGGCTGGAGCAATATGGCGGGGCCGCTTGGGGCACCCGCGATGTTTGCCAGGGACCGGCGGAATATTTTTTGGCGACGCAAAAATACGGGGTGGTCAAAGACATCCTGAAGACGGTGTATGCTCACCAATATGAGGACGACGGAAACTGGCCGCAATGGTTTATGTTTGATCGTTACTTCCGGATTCAGCAGGAGGAGAGCCATGGCGACATCATCGTCTGGCCGCTGAAGGTGCTGAGTGATTACTTGACGGCGACCGGGGACTATGGGCTGCTGGATGAAGAGGTTCCGTATACGGTCAAAGGAAGCTTTGAACTGTCTGCCACGCCGGCGACGATCCGCGAGCATGCGAAGAAGGAAATCGGCTATATCCGCAGCCATTTCTTGCATGATACTTATTTGTCTTCCTACGGCGACGGGGATTGGGACGATACGCTGCAACCGGCGAATGCCCAACTCAAGCGCTTTATGAGCAGCAGCTGGACGGTGGCGTTAACGTATCAGACGTTCCGTCAGCTGGCGGAGGCGTTGCCGGAAGAGGAGCAGCATTGGGCAAATGAACTTGCGGAGCTGGCCGAGGGCATCAAGCGTGATTTTAACAAGTATATGCTGGGCACGGAAGTTATCCCCGGTTTCGTCTATATGGAACAACCGGGGCAAGCCGAATTGATGCTGCATCCGACGGATACAAAAACGGGGATCCATTACCGGCTGCTGCCGATGACACGCAGCATGATCGCCGAGCTGCTCACCGCTGAGCAGGCGGAAGCGCATTACGGCGTCATTAAAGAGAAGCTATACCATCCGGATGGCGTGCGCTTGATGGATCGGCCGGCCAAATACCGGGGCGGCGTTAGCACACACTTCAAGCGGGCGGAGCAGGCGTCCAACTTCGGGCGTGAGATCGGGCTGCAGTACGTTCATGCCCATATCCGCTTCATCGAAGCGATGGCCAAGCTCGGCAAAGCCGAGGAAGCTTGGAGCGGGCTGCACAAGATTAACCCGGTGGGGCTTAGGGACGTTGTGCCGAATGCGGAGCTGCGGCAAAGCAACGTCTACTTCAGCAGCTCGGACGGCAAGTTCGCCACCCGTTACGATGCGGAGGAACGGTTTGATGAGTTGCGGAGCGGGAACGTGCCGGTGAAAGGCGGCTGGCGTATTTATTCCAGCGGCCCTGGAATCTATATGAACCAGCTGATCTCCAACTGCCTAGGCATCCGAGTGCGAGGGGAGGACCTGATCATTGACCCTGTGTTGCCGCCGCATTTGGATGGGCTGCGGTTTGATTTTGCGTGGATGGGCCTCCCGACCACGTTCATCTACCACATGAACGGCCAAGGCCGCGCAGTGCGGATCAACGGCCAAGAGATTCCGATTCGGGAGAATCCGGGATTTTACCGTAGCGGCGGCGTTCGGATCAGCCGGCAGGATTTTGCGGCGTTCGGGTCGAATGATCATAACGTCGTTGAAATCTGGATGTAA
- a CDS encoding sugar ABC transporter substrate-binding protein — translation MWKKTATTLIASSLVLASLLAGCGSKDNAADGGSGNGAANGGDKQVQISVWAMGDEAKSLPQIADDFMKENPNIKVDVQALPWSNAHDKLLTAVASKKGPDVIQMGTTWIPEFANAGALMDLTSVVDKYPEFKEDQFYSGAVNTTKYDGKIVGIPWYTETRVLFYRTDLLKEVGYDQPPKTWDELRDAAKKLADRGKGKYGISIDMNEQSLAFMFARQNGSKLLDEQNKPLFNQPEFVEAVEYLNGFFKDGSAPIDLGLDPVQGLSGEGVVPMFISGPWMINSIKTQAPDLEGKWAVAPLPAKKNNISALGGSDLSVFQYTKHQDEALKFIQYMSKPETQIKWMQLTKSLPTNLKAWEDPSLKDDPNYQALQEQLEHSEPMPLLTTWEQIAQTYLKSFERIVRGGADVQKEMDAFNAEAEKILSK, via the coding sequence ATGTGGAAAAAAACAGCAACTACCCTGATTGCCAGCTCACTGGTGCTCGCTAGCCTTCTTGCTGGCTGCGGTTCGAAAGATAACGCGGCGGATGGCGGCAGCGGGAATGGGGCCGCAAACGGCGGCGACAAACAAGTGCAAATCAGCGTATGGGCGATGGGCGATGAAGCCAAATCGCTACCGCAAATCGCCGACGACTTCATGAAGGAGAACCCAAACATCAAGGTGGATGTCCAAGCCCTGCCTTGGTCCAATGCACATGACAAGCTGCTGACCGCAGTCGCTTCGAAGAAAGGTCCGGACGTCATCCAAATGGGGACAACCTGGATTCCGGAGTTTGCGAATGCCGGCGCGCTGATGGATCTGACTTCGGTGGTGGACAAGTATCCGGAGTTTAAAGAGGATCAATTTTATTCGGGCGCCGTAAACACGACCAAATATGACGGTAAAATCGTGGGGATTCCGTGGTATACCGAAACCCGCGTCCTCTTCTACCGGACTGACCTGTTGAAGGAAGTGGGCTATGACCAACCGCCAAAAACATGGGATGAACTTCGCGATGCAGCGAAGAAGCTGGCTGACCGCGGCAAAGGGAAATACGGGATCAGCATCGATATGAACGAGCAATCGCTGGCGTTTATGTTCGCCCGCCAGAACGGCTCCAAGCTGCTCGACGAACAGAACAAGCCGCTGTTTAACCAGCCGGAGTTCGTTGAAGCTGTGGAATATCTGAACGGATTCTTTAAGGACGGATCCGCGCCGATTGACCTCGGATTGGACCCGGTACAAGGGCTTAGCGGCGAGGGCGTTGTTCCGATGTTCATCAGCGGCCCTTGGATGATTAACTCCATCAAGACGCAAGCACCGGATTTGGAAGGCAAATGGGCGGTGGCTCCGCTGCCGGCGAAGAAGAACAATATTTCCGCGCTGGGCGGCTCCGATCTGTCGGTATTCCAATATACGAAACATCAGGACGAAGCTTTGAAGTTCATTCAATACATGAGCAAGCCGGAAACGCAAATCAAGTGGATGCAGCTGACCAAATCGCTGCCGACCAACTTGAAAGCTTGGGAAGATCCGTCCCTCAAAGACGATCCGAACTATCAGGCGCTGCAAGAGCAGCTGGAGCATTCCGAACCGATGCCGCTGCTCACCACTTGGGAGCAAATTGCTCAAACCTACTTGAAGAGCTTTGAACGTATCGTTCGCGGCGGCGCGGATGTCCAAAAAGAAATGGACGCCTTCAACGCCGAAGCTGAGAAAATCCTCAGTAAGTAA
- a CDS encoding LacI family DNA-binding transcriptional regulator codes for MVSIKDIAKKAGVSISTVSYALNGSPKITDETSARILAIAEQLNYVPNAAARSLKTRESKIIGVYLTDFSGAFYGDLLQGVKEVLNQKGYDMVVCSGKQSHRLLPERMVDGAIILDATFSSQELLKYADIGHKIVVLDRELNHPNINQVLLDNKAGATLAVEHLIEQGHRKLYVVTGPKGSYDSKQRLKAVKQTVARFDGVELTEIEGNFNKDAGERAAEQILRNVTTPVGVFCLNDEMAIGLYNAVKRTDYVIGKDIHIIGFDNIELAEYTVPRLATIDYSKRKWGALASEQLLKILAGEPVEHERVYVTLVKGNSVGQV; via the coding sequence GTGGTAAGCATTAAGGACATAGCCAAAAAAGCCGGAGTCTCCATCTCCACGGTATCCTACGCACTTAATGGAAGTCCGAAAATTACCGACGAGACGAGCGCAAGAATTTTGGCGATCGCGGAACAACTGAATTATGTGCCCAATGCTGCCGCACGTTCCTTAAAAACCCGTGAGTCGAAGATCATCGGCGTGTATTTGACCGACTTCAGCGGCGCTTTCTACGGCGACCTGTTGCAGGGCGTAAAAGAAGTGCTGAACCAGAAGGGGTACGACATGGTCGTATGCAGCGGCAAGCAGTCCCATCGACTGCTGCCTGAGCGGATGGTAGACGGGGCGATTATTTTGGACGCTACGTTCTCTAGTCAGGAGCTGCTCAAGTACGCCGACATTGGGCATAAAATCGTGGTGCTCGACCGCGAGCTCAACCACCCGAACATCAATCAGGTTCTGTTGGACAACAAGGCGGGAGCGACCTTGGCGGTCGAGCACTTGATCGAGCAGGGGCACCGCAAGCTTTATGTCGTCACGGGGCCCAAGGGCTCCTATGACTCGAAGCAGCGGCTGAAAGCGGTGAAGCAGACGGTCGCCCGTTTCGATGGAGTGGAGCTGACCGAAATCGAAGGAAACTTCAATAAGGATGCCGGAGAACGGGCGGCTGAGCAGATCCTTCGAAACGTGACCACACCGGTGGGCGTATTTTGCCTGAACGACGAGATGGCGATTGGCCTCTACAATGCGGTGAAACGGACCGATTATGTGATCGGCAAAGACATCCATATTATCGGTTTCGATAACATCGAGTTAGCCGAATATACGGTGCCGCGTCTGGCGACGATCGACTATTCTAAGCGGAAGTGGGGAGCGCTGGCATCCGAACAGCTGCTGAAGATCCTGGCCGGGGAACCGGTCGAGCATGAGCGGGTGTACGTGACGCTGGTGAAGGGCAATTCCGTGGGCCAAGTTTAA